In Serinus canaria isolate serCan28SL12 chromosome 5, serCan2020, whole genome shotgun sequence, the following proteins share a genomic window:
- the NGB gene encoding neuroglobin produces MESGMPLSGGQRALIRESWQRVSGSPVQHGLVLFTRLFDLDPDLLPLFQYNCKQFASPQECLSAPEFLDHIRKVMLVIDVAVSHLENLSCLEEYLCNLGKKHQAVGVKVESFSTVGESLLYMLEKCLGAAFSPEVQEAWSKLYNAVVKAMQRGWETLPEGD; encoded by the exons ATGGAGAGCGGGATGCCGCTGTCGGGCGGGCAGCGAGCGCTGATCCGAGAGAGCTGGCAGCGGGTGAGCGGCAGCCCCGTGCAGCACGGCCTCGTCCTCTTCACCAG GCTGTTTGACTTGGATCCTGACCTGCTGCCCCTTTTCCAGTACAACTGCAAGCAGTTTGCCAGCCCTCAGGAGTGCCTCTCTGCTCCTGAGTTCCTGGATCACATCAGGAAG GTGATGCTAGTGATTGATGTTGCTGTGAGCCACCTGGAGAACTTATCCTGCCTGGAAGAGTATCTCTGCAACCTTGGCAAGAAGCACCAGGCAGTTGGTGTGAAGGTGGAGTCTTTCTCG ACTGTTGGCGAGTCCTTGCTGTACATGCTGGAGAAATGCCTTGGTGCTGCCTTCAGCCCAGAGGTGCAGGAAGCTTGGAGCAAACTCTACAATGCTGTGGTGAAAGCCATGCAACGTGGCTGGGAGACCCTCCCAGAAGGGGACTAG